A single window of Nicotiana tomentosiformis chromosome 1, ASM39032v3, whole genome shotgun sequence DNA harbors:
- the LOC104089889 gene encoding pre-mRNA-splicing factor 38, translating to MANRTDPLAKSIRGTNPQNLVEKILRSKIYQNTYWKEQCFGLTAETLVDKAMELDHLGGTFGGNRKPTPFICLVMKMLQIQPEKDIVVEFIKNEDYKYVRALGAFYLRITGTDIDIYRYLEPLYNDYRKLRRKLADGQYALTHVDEYIDELLTTDYSCDIALPRIKKRSQLEHNGQLEPRRSALEDDFEEEEEKDEDEPLATGLDDEHEKDYYRGGSPTRERDRDRRRDSHRYRDRDYDRDRDYDRDYDRDRDYDRERGRRDRDRDRDRHRLRDDKDYGRERDRERDREARERDRRDRERGRHRSYSRSRSRSRDRKDRDDDRRKRHARGSASPARDEPKKKKEKKEKKEKKDDGTDHPDPEIAEANRLRASLGLKPLKL from the exons ATGGCGAATCGCACCGATCCACTGGCAAAGAGCATTAGGGGAACGAACCCACAGAATCTGGTGGAGAAAATTCTCAGGTCCAAAATATACCAAAACACCTACTGGAAAGAACAATGTTTCGGGTTGACAGCAGAAACCCTAGTCGACAAAGCCATGGAACTCGATCACCTCGGTGGTACATTCGGCGGCAATCGAAAACCCACACCCTTTATATGCCTTGTGATGAAGATGCTCCAAATCCAGCCTGAAAAAGACATAGTTGTGGAGTTCATAAAAAACGAAGATTACAAGTATGTTCGTGCTCTTGGGGCTTTTTATTTGCGGATTACGGGTACAGATATCGATATTTATCGATACCTTGAGCCTCTCTACAATGATTATCGGAAGCTCAGACGTAAATTAGCTGATGGGC AGTATGCACTGACACACGTGGATGAGTATATTGACGAGCTTCTGACGACAGATTACTCTTGTGATATTGCTTTGCCTCGCATCAAGAAAAG ATCGcaattggaacataatggacagCTGGAACCTCGGAGAAGTGCGTTGGAAGATGACTTTGAAGAGGAAGAGGAAAAGGATGAGGATGAACCACTTGCCACTGGATTAGATGATGAGCATGAAAAG GATTACTATCGTGGGGGAAGTCCAACTAGGGAAAGAGATCGGGATAGAAGACGAGATAGTCACAGATACAG GGATCGTGACTATGATAGAGATCGAGATTATGATAGAGACTATGACAGAGATCGTGATTATGACAGGGAACGTGGCAGACGTGACAGGGATAGAGACAGGGACCGTCATCGCCTCAGAGACGATAAGGACTATGGTCGAGAGAGGGATCGAGAAAGGGACAGGGAGGCCAGAGAACGTGATAGACGTGACCGTGAGCGTGGTCGACACAGGAGTTATTCTAGGAGCAGAAGTAGAAGCAGAGACCGTAAAGACCGTGATGATGATCGTCGTAAAAGGCATGCTCGCGGCAGTGCTAGTCCTGCTCGGGATGAAcccaagaagaagaaggagaagaaggagaagaaagaaaagaaagatgatGGAACAGATCATCCAGATCCAGAGATAGCAGAAGCCAACAGG